Within Pangasianodon hypophthalmus isolate fPanHyp1 chromosome 11, fPanHyp1.pri, whole genome shotgun sequence, the genomic segment aaagtgattttttttgttgttgttgtttttttaaaggagcCCTGCCAGTTAATCTGTATCTTGGCTACAGTGTCATTAATAAAGCATTTCTTCTACCACAAACCACAGCAAAAATTCTATGTGTAGAGACTGAAAATCAGTGAAAAACacttcactatttttttttttttttttatcaaagctGTGTATTTATCAGTGCTGCAGAATATCTGCTATCAGTATTTCTCTTTCATAGATGAGAGGACAAGGGGCGGTGCAGTGTTCAGCCCAGAACAGTGTGTGTTCGGATACAGTGCCGTCAGCTCCCTGTCAGAAGACGAGGAGAACGATGAGGTGTTCAGCCCGTGAGTGTCATTTTTCCCAGTACTAGGGTTTCATTGTGGAGTACAGCAGTATCTGCAGTATTTTATGTGTCTGTAACTCCACTGTAACTCCACAGATTCACATTCATCAAGAACATTCCAAACCAGTCGCAACAGTCCAGAGCAGTTTCTCCTCTCCGGGACATACCACCAAAGACCAGAAGTACACCTGCAGCCACCATGGTGCTTGATTTGGTGAGCTTTTCAAATATGTAATTTTTCACAGGCACCTGTTTATATTTGTGCATAAAATCTTTAGTTTGAATAGTTTTGATCATGTAACTGGACACTTATTGCTTCTGTTTCTTAGGATGAAACCCTCGTGTTCAGCTCCCTCAATAGAATCGAGGATGCAGAGTACACATTTAACACAATCTTTCAAGATCAAGAGTACAAGGTTACTGAGGCTTTTCTTTTAGACCAGCCATGCTGAAATTTCCATGCATGTACCAGTGTGTTTAGATGGAAAGGATGCTAAAAAAGTTTCAACTTTTATAGTGTATGCAATGCttatttacagctttttttttcttttacacacaGGTCTATGTGGTTCTCAGGCCATATGTGAATGAGTTTCTGCAAGCCATGGTGAAGCATTTTGAGGTAAATTGACTTAATTAATAAGCAGGCTAGATATgaaaagatacattttaaatgatgccTGCTACAAGCATATAAGTATTTCTAAGGTAGAAATGTCTATCTCCTGTTTGCCTGGTATTTGATGGTTGAAACCAAAAACTGGAACATctgtacacttgcacattcttgcagttatctaatcattcgatcatgtggcagcagcagaatgcaaaaaaatcatgcaggtctagagcttcagttaatgttcacatcaaagatcaggatgggggaaaagtgtgatcactGTGCCGTTAACTGTGGCAAGGtggttggtgccagatgggctggtttgagtatttcagcaactgctgatttcctgggatttccacacacaacagtctagagattacacagaatggtgcaaaaacaaacatCCTGTGTTCaaagggtctgcaggctgaaacaccttgttgataagagaggtcagaggataatggccagactggtttgagctgacaagaagtctatagtaactcatattagcactctttacaacactggtgaacagaaaagcatctcagaatgcacaaaatatcAAGCCTCGagttggatgggctacaacagcagaagaccatcaggttccactcctgtcagccaggaacaagaatctgaagctatcatgggtacagactcactgaaactagacagccttttttttttttttttttttttttttttaaactgacagTTGCCAGTCTTTATCTGTCCTGTTTTGATGAGATTATGCCCATGATAGCTTAAGAATCTTAaggttcttggctgacaggagtgaaacccagtgtggtcttctgctgttgtagcccatccacctcacagtttgatgttttgtgcatgctgagatgcttttctgctcaccacagttataaagagtgattgagttactatatccttcctggcaatTTGAatccaatctggccattttcctctgacctaacattctgtgtctttttttttttttggtaccaTTCTCTGTATaatgagatcagcagtttctgaaatactcaaaccagcccttctggtaccatcaaccatgccacgatcagtgtcagagatcacactttttccacattctgatgtttgatgtgaatattaactgaagctcttaacctgtatttgcatgaatttttttgcattgcactgctgtcacatgattggctgtttgaataactgcataaacCTTGAAAATGCGATATTGTAACACCTCTACTCCACACTACGTATTATCAGGTTCAAACGTTTTATCTGCAACAACTGTAACTATTTCAGAAAGCGTTTCATGTTATTCCCCCCATCTTTTGTAGATGTTTGTTTACACTTCTGCTAAAAAGGAATATGCAGAAATGATAGTGGACATACTGgacccaagaaaaaaaatattcaggtAAGGTGCTTAATCTTTCTGTGTAAAATTGTATtactatgatgatgatgatgatgaagaatgTACCAAGAAAACAATCAAGTAATTTCCCATTTTCCCCCCCTAAAGACATCGTCTGTATCAGGATGACTGTGCATGCGTTCTTGGGCACTATATTAAGGACTTGGGTGTGCTGGAAAGAGATCTTTCAAAAACAGTGATTCTGGACAACGCACCCCATACTTTCCCATACCATGTATGAGTGCTTCCACAATCTTtggtggctgttttttttttcgtttgtttttggggtttttttgtaaCAAAAGTGTACCCAAAATCATTTCACAAAGAATATTAGAACTTTATGACGAGAGTTTTGTTGGCACTACTGGTTACTTTAATCTGTTTTCCCCTCTTCCAGCTGATGAACACGATTCCCATAAAGAGCTGGTGTGGAGACAAAGAGGACAAGGAGCTCCAGAGGCTCATACCTTACTTGGAGAAGCTCGCCCAAGCTGTAAGTTCTCTCATTTGTCTTACTGTTGTTGGGAATGTTTGGTTAAATGTGTAACCATAAACGGTGTATAACCATAGAAAGTGTATAAACTGAACACAATAAAAAGTATTAGTTATCagttaactgtttaaaataGTGTTCATAAATAACCATGTGTGCATTATTAGTTATCCCAAGAGCAACTAAATTCTTTATTGAACATTTGATATTTGATCAATAtcattactttatttaattaactcttaaatgtttttattttcagaatgaCTTCAGGACTGTGCTTAAGAGGAGGACAGATCATTTTCACAGCCTGCTCACTGAAGACTAAAATcctgtgcctttttttttttttttttgtatatattttcatgTACATAATAGTATAGTACTTTAGATGTAATATAGGCTGAATAATTTCAAAATGATAGCCATTTTTGCTATATATGCTTTAAAGGAAATACAGCTCAGCCTCATTTGGGGTGATTGCTTTAATTTGAAGTGTTGTGCTTCTTAAATTATTGTGAACATTTgattttgctaatttattattGCTGCTTTTTACATGACACTTTAAAATGATAGTGTATATAATTTTCACAGTTGTACACTGTTCAGATACCTACTTTTTAAAATGCCTGGATTCTGCCACTTCCTTAAAtttcttcaaaaaaataaactttggtCTTTAACAGCTGTCTGTCTGGATGCCATTGTGTAGTTAACCAACAATTCCAAAGCGGTTAGGACAAACAGACAGAATTATACACATTGCTTTAGCTTTACTGCAAACGGTATTGATTCAGCTGAAGCCCAGTGCTTTAAAGGTACTcgcacagtgaaatgaaatgcagCATCGTGGATTGCTTTTGAAGGTGCCAGCAAAACATTCACTTCTGACACAAATTTACAAGGGTGGACTAAAGCAGTCAAAGATGGACGTGGGGGCCATGACAAAGGTAAACAAGCGGGGACTAAAGCTGTCTAAGGTGGACAGATGCAGACTAAAGCTGCCTAAGGTATACAAGGGCAAACTTAAGGTATCTAAGGTAGACAAGGGTGGAAAAAGGTGGCTGGGGAACTGGGAAAAAGGCGAACAATGGCGGGAAAAGGCAGAAAAGGGGGATGATGGCTGACAATGGCAGAAAAGGTTGCAAAACGGCAGACCATGGTGGTCAACAAAGGCAGAAAAACGACAGACGAGGGCGAACAACTGTGGGGGGGAAAAGGTGGAAAGAGGGACAAacagaaagagtaaaaaaaaaaaaaaaaaaaaaaaaggtggatgAAGGAAGACAAACAAACGGGTGGAAAACAGTGGAAAAAGGTGGACAAATGGTGAACAAAGCCTGACAAATAGAAAAATTGCAGACAAAGGTAGAAAAATTACGGTCAAGGGAACAAAATGGACTTTGTCTACAATTTTTCTGCCTATGTCCGCTGTTTTTCTGCCTTTGTCCACTGAttgtcatttttctgtctttgtctgctGTTTGTCCACCATTATTCTGCTATTTCCACCTTTGTCCACTGTTTTCCGTCGTTGTCTGCCATTTGTCCTCCTTTTATCTGCCTTTGTCTGTTGATTTTCTGCCATTGTCCATTGTTTGTCTGAAATTTTTCTGCCTAAATCTGCAGTTATTCAATGTTTGTCCGCCATTTTCCCACTTTGTCTGCCATTTGTCCACCATCATTCCACCTTTATCTGCCCTTTTGCCACCTCATCTGCTGCTTTTCTGCCTTTGTCCACAGTTTTCCTCCGTTTGTCTGCCTGTCTGGcctttttctgccatttttctGCCCTTTTTTCACTATTGTCTGTCATTTGCCCACCATTTTTCTGCCTTTGTCTGCCATTTGTAGACTTTTGTCTGCtgtttttctgctgtttgtCAGCACAAAGGCAGAGAAGGGCAGACAAAGGTGGAAAaatgacagagaaaaacagacaactGGCAGACAAAGGCATACGAAGGCAGACAAGAGCACACAAAGTTGGTCAAGCGTGGACAAAGCCCTTAGGATTCCATGGCATTTCTGTGTTATGCCTGACTGTACCCAGAAGCCCAAAACTCCAAGAATGGGTTGCTTATTAACAGGGCCCAAAACAGCTTAGTTTATCACATAAAAGTCtctggtgttattattattttataagtgATAGATTTTAGATCTAATAATTGGTTCTTTaattcaaaattaaataaaaaaaataagagcaaAGGATGCCAATAGCCTACTTTCTCCCAGTTTTCCTATTTCATTAGAACCAAGTCATCTAAATGGACATGGTCCTAGAGAATGGTGagagttttgtatttttctaaCACAGAATTAACAACAAAAAGCCCTTAATTCAATTAGAGATGAAACATGGGTGTTAAATCAGGCAGAAATCTAAATTCTTTAGTGCTCGCATCTCTGACATCCTTGCCGTATAtcaaaaaagaacagaaaatcagTTTACATGAAACTCAATTACATTGAAAGTGAAAGTGCAGTTGTATGAGCAATCAGTCTATCTTTATGTGAGACACAAttctacatttctacataattgCTTTCATGAATACTTATGTGCAAGGTATGCAGATATAAATTATACTTGAAATATACATCGTCTGTTGGGTTCATGGAAGTTGAGAAGGTACTGATGGGTACTCTTAGTCCTTGACCTAGTGAACTACACTCTATGGACAGAAGGATGTGAACACCCCTCCTAATTACtgagttcaggtgtttcagtCACAAATCAAGCATGTAAACTCCATAGACAAACACTGGCAGTACAATGGGTCATACTGTGGAGCTCAGAGCCTTCAAACGTggcactgtcataggatgccacatTTGCCACAGGGCTGCTGTGCTAGATCTGCCCTGGCAActgtatgtgctgttattgtgAAATGAAAGCAGTTAAGAGCAACAACAGCTCAACCATGAAGCGGTAGACCATGCAAACTCATAGAACGGGGCTGTTGAACACTGAAGCGTATAGCGTGTAAAAATCACCTATCCTCTGCTGCGtcactcactacagagttccagactgcctctggaagcaacaaCAGAGCAGCTGCACACAAACCTAAGATAGCTATGCGCAATGCCAAGTGTCGGGTgaagtggtgtaaagcacgccacccctggactctggagcagtggaaacgTGTTCTCTGGACTGCTGAATCACGCTTCActatctggcagtctgatggatgAATCTGGGTTTAGTAGATACCAGGAGAACACCACCTACTGGAATGCATAGTGCtaacagtaaagtttggtgggGGAGGGATAATGacctggggctgtttttcagggtttgagCTACACCCCTTAATTCCAGCAAAGGGCAAGTATTAATGAGCTAGCAGGTCTAAGCTTCCTGTCTATCAAAGATAAAAGAAatcaatataaggtttcattttggGCTTGAACATCATCTAGATTGTGGTTAACAAACACTTTGAGGagtattattttggatttttgtgaaaatgagtgcaacagcaccaccagcggtcataaaaaaacacacacagaatgatatgaagCAAGTCTGTAGGCTAACTGTAATGAACCAAGCACTATAAATTTATGCAGTGACAGTCATGTTAGGTAATTACACAGACTGAtaagctgactttttttttgctaaaatgtgtttggaggagaaactaaaagttgaCAGACTGAGCACACACTGTCTAAAgtataaattacacaaaaggatagatgacaaaaaaaagtaagttCATTGTTTTTTGGATTGAATGAAAGggttttctgtttactgtgtttgctATTCAGGGGAAATGCAGAATGAAAACAGTAGAGCATTCTACTGTAGAGCATCACCACCAGCTGCCATTGGCGAAGGGTAACGTTTATGCTACATATAAGGACATTTTAGACAATAGTATGCTTATAAGAaagtggcaacagtttggggaaggccctttACTGCATgactgtgcacaaagtgaggtccataaagacatggtttgaagAGTGTGATGTCGAGGCactccagtggcctgcacagagccctgacctcaaccccactgaacacctttgggatgaactggaacatcaGTTACAAGCCAGGCCTCCTCTCccgacatcagtgtctgactcACAAATGCTCTTggggctgaatgaacacaaattcccTCAGACACACTGCAAAATCTTATAGAAAGCTGTTATAGCTAAGCGGGGGCCAAGAACATGTTAATGCCCATGTCCCACAGGCTCATATAGGTGTGATCAGGTGTCACACTTATCCAACCTTCAAAGAATGTCCATAATTTTTGGAGAACACTCAGCAGCATCTTCCAAGGTGAATGAAAGAAGTCATTTACAGCTCTCTGGATAACGTAAattgaaagtaaaataaagttatAATGGGAATGCTACTTCCAATAGCAAAAACTCTAAATCTGAAAAGGGCCCACTGACTTTGGCTGAGCTGGTGATCAATgaataatgacagtgtgcagGAATTTGGAGGGGAAACTGTTTTCCTCAGTAGGCAGACTTCATACTAACGAGGAGTGGAGGGTTTTAAGTAAACTGCAGTAATTGCTCTGGattattttccacattatttccCACATCCAGCAGAGGGAGTCGTACATCCGGGTATCTCTATTTCCAAAACTAGAGAAGAACAAGCACCGGAAGTTGTGTTGTGTAAAGATGGCGGCGTTGGTCGGTGAGTATCGCAGCAGCTAAATCTTTCATGGtttagtttaaaaaacaaaaaacaaacaaacaacagagCTGCGTGACTTACTCTCTAGTTTGACAAGTAATTAATTATTACCGCccaattattttgttaaattcaGTCGTTAGTGGTTCATCTTGTCGTTATCTTAGCATTTGGTTCCCTGACCTTGTTATGTAGCCAGCTGATAGCTAGCAGAGCTACAAAAGTGACATGTAACATAACCAAACCTGGGGATGTTTCCCAAATGTCTTCCTGCTCCTCATATAAGTGCATTACATTGGGCTTAAAATAATGCCATTTTACAGTTTGTGCACTCCAGTGTCTCTTCAATAACAAGCCATTTGGGGGTTAAAATAACTCTGAGCTAAGCAGCTAAAAAAACAAGTGACAACATTAGTGTAAAACACCAGTGTAACTTGCATGAGCAACATCTGAAGACCTTAAAACTGCTCAGTTCGTATTGGATGTAGGACCTGTTAATAGTGAAAGCCTGCAATAATGGTGCCTTCAGGTGCTCCTGGGAAGTTCGTGTCTGCGAGTTCAGAAGTCGTGATTACGAcgtggtgtgtgttcacgtgGTTCTGGTAGCAAAAATGGAGGGTGTgaaacattttggatttttttttttcgtgtcaTCAACTGTACTGAACAGTTAACATACAGATTTATTACAATACACACTCAccgcccactttattaggaacaccatgcagttatctaatcagccaatcatgtggctgcagtgcaatgcataaaatgcagaaacagttcaagagcttcagttactgttcacatcaaacaccagaatgaagaaaaaatgtgatctctgtgactttaaccatggaatggtctttttccagtcttcaaatgtccagtttaggtgagcctgtgcccatgatagcttAAGATTCTTAaggttcttggctgacaggagtggatcctgatgtggtcttctgctcttctgGCCCATCCACCtaaaggttcaatgttttgtgcatgctgaaatgcttttcagttcaccacagttgtaaagaatgattatttgagttattgagcatatccttcctggcagttTGAacctggccattttcctctgacctctcttatcaacaaggtattTCTGCCCATAgacctgctgctcactggatgttttttgtttctcacaccattctgtgtaaacgcaattctgtgttctgtgtgaaatcctaggagctcagcagtttctgaaatactcaaaccagcccatctggtaccaacaaccatgccacagttaaagtcacacagatcacactttttcttcattctgatgtttgatgtgaacattaactgaagctcttgacctgcatctgcatgattttatgcattgtgctgctgtcacatgattggctgtttagataaactgcatgaatgtacaggtgtttctaataaagtggacactGAGTGTTTAATTACAATATTTCTGACAGGACTTGAAGGCAGTATAATCTAATCTTGGTAAATAAGAACTGACAAGGtgaaatattcaaaacaaaTTTGCCCCAAAACAGTTTTTTTGGCACAAGTAGTGCAGCAAAGCTTGTTTTATCTGTCATAGAGCTGGGAATAAACATAATAGTTTCATTACTTGGATTAACTTGTCACCTGAGGTAATGTACAGATTGTTGAGAAGATTATGCATTGATCCcactttttccaattttcactACAATACTGACATTAGAGCTCTGGGTATTTCTAGTATCCAGTACTTATTCAGTGCTGACATTCTCATAGTAACCGAGCTGACTCTTCAAGCTCTTTTTGTTAAGTTGTACAAAAATTCAGAGGCATTATGGGAGCTTGAATTTATGTCTTGTGTTCACATTTAAGATCTGTGTCATGTTAACGTAACACATGCTCATGGCATACGGTACATCAATAAATTCAGTACCAAGCATTAAAGGTCAGTATCAGATCATTGTATCCCTAGTTGGAAAACTGCAAGTGACACTGTTAATAAGTTTAGTTACTTTGCACCATCTTACTGTTGGTAACAGTCATGTCCCTCTTTTTCAGCTCCTCGCCTTGCCACTCTTGGCTCCTTTTCACTAAGGTGAGACATGACAGATTACTTTATCGAGGTTGTACCTCCATTCAGACTGCTTCACTAGTTAATGACCTTGATATGGCATCATGTTGATGTACAGAGATACATGATAAAagctatttttatatatattttatatatataaaaagctgTGACGATTTTCTAATCAAACATTGATTTTTCTAATCAAACAGACCCTTTTCTTCATTTGCTGCTCAGAAAACAGTTGTGCTCAAGAACACAAACAATGAAGAAGCTAAGAGGTATGAGAAGGTTGTGGAAATTGTGGATTTATAGATAGCTGtggaattattggcacccttggtaaagatgggtaaaaagcttttggaaagaaaaatatCTGCTGATAATTTAAACTCAAATGGAAAATATGAGTGGAAACCTTTAATTCAAGTAAATTTGgtctggggaaaaaacagcttataaaaaaataagttgaGTTAATAAGCCATGGTTATGACTTCTGTTTCACTGTGCTTTTAATATGAGGTGACACACAGGCTAAATATCTTTAGCTATTCTTCAGGAAAATATAGAATACACACCGATGACAATAATTCAGTTTATTACCTGCTGGGGGAGCTGTGTGAACTGTAACCACAGCTGTCCTTTCTGTCCATCTCGTAGCCTGGTACCATTCAGAGAGAAAAGCACTGCTGTGGCATCGAAACCCACCACAGCAGTCAGCAGCAAAGGTGAATACGTCATCACCAAGCTCGATGACCTGGTGAACTGGGCACGCAGAGTAAGTATCATTCACTTTTGGCTCACTTTCTTGTTTTATTGAACAGAAATGACAGTTTGTGATACTTTCCTGCCTGTTACCTAGAGCTCCTTGTGGCCCATGACCTTTGGCTTGGCGTGTTGCGCTGTGGAGATGATGCACATGGCGGCACCTCGCTATGACATGGATCGCTTTGGAGTTGTGTTCAGAGCCAGCCCTAGACAGGCTGACGTCATGATCGTCGCTGGAACGCTCACCAACAAGATGGCCCCCGCTTTACGCAAGGTGTGATGTGGAATTATTGTTACATAAGGCTGTATGATTAATATTCATACATATTGTACTGTATGAAAGGGGGGAAATTCAAAAGGGCAATTTGGCAGACATCAGCATTTGTTAAAAGACtggtttttcactttaattaaaatttgattCAGTTGGTAGTATATGTTTAGAAAAAGTAAcctagaaaaataattaattgaaatatttaatCTACTGAAAATGCTTTATTGAAGTCAACACATCTTGTTCCAATGTAGTTATTAATCACAGTATACAAACATGGTAAATTGGTGCATGTCTTAGGTAAGTATTAAAACGTAAGAGCAGCATTTCAGAATGTTTTTAGCctaggattttattttatcaccTATCTTTGACATAATAGAGGAGTGGCATATtcattgtcatgtttctgaTTAGTTCCAAGATGTTATCCCATCAGACTGAATGACATTgcaagaatggaaaaaaaagaacaccatTGCTGACACTGACTCTTAACCTTTTCTGTTCTGAAGGATCAAGCAATCATTCAGGCTCTTTTAATCCTGAGTAATTTAAAATTAAGCTTGTTAACCTGGAAGTTTGACGTTACTTACACATCACACCATTCAGCTTcttttatcaagctggatataaaaaaattattcataaatcattcacaggagcatttacacaagaaatgtgattcatgaaaatccagttagttcagaaaaactgttcatatcctacaagagctcctgagtttgtgtaaatttacacttactgtccactttaataggaacacctgtacacctgctcatttatgcagttatccaatcagccagtcatgtgacagcagcacaatgcgtacagtcatgcagatacaggtcaagagcttcagttaatgttcacatcaaatgaataatttttttatatccagcttgataaaagAAGCTGAATGGTGTGATGTGTAAGTAACTTCAAACTTCCAGTTTAACAAGCTTAATTTTAAATTA encodes:
- the ctdspl3 gene encoding CTD small phosphatase-like protein 2 isoform X2, with amino-acid sequence MRLRSRVISLESPLSQPSTPRRRRPDPSRAPRIEQSQSQPQTQSQSQPQDVQVLKDCSNLYCDAIPTAVKRPRLRHGRKRVLPLRECKESDFKTPVRHLRERHYSSVNPAAARSLYSPVVRFVTPTKDNERTRGGAVFSPEQCVFGYSAVSSLSEDEENDEVFSPFTFIKNIPNQSQQSRAVSPLRDIPPKTRSTPAATMVLDLDETLVFSSLNRIEDAEYTFNTIFQDQEYKVYVVLRPYVNEFLQAMVKHFEMFVYTSAKKEYAEMIVDILDPRKKIFRHRLYQDDCACVLGHYIKDLGVLERDLSKTVILDNAPHTFPYHLMNTIPIKSWCGDKEDKELQRLIPYLEKLAQANDFRTVLKRRTDHFHSLLTED
- the ctdspl3 gene encoding CTD small phosphatase-like protein 2 isoform X3, with amino-acid sequence MFLYIQDVQVLKDCSNLYCDAIPTAVKRPRLRHGRKRVLPLRECKAESDFKTPVRHLRERHYSSVNPAAARSLYSPVVRFVTPTKDNERTRGGAVFSPEQCVFGYSAVSSLSEDEENDEVFSPFTFIKNIPNQSQQSRAVSPLRDIPPKTRSTPAATMVLDLDETLVFSSLNRIEDAEYTFNTIFQDQEYKVYVVLRPYVNEFLQAMVKHFEMFVYTSAKKEYAEMIVDILDPRKKIFRHRLYQDDCACVLGHYIKDLGVLERDLSKTVILDNAPHTFPYHLMNTIPIKSWCGDKEDKELQRLIPYLEKLAQANDFRTVLKRRTDHFHSLLTED
- the ctdspl3 gene encoding CTD small phosphatase-like protein 2 isoform X4 → MFLYIQDVQVLKDCSNLYCDAIPTAVKRPRLRHGRKRVLPLRECKESDFKTPVRHLRERHYSSVNPAAARSLYSPVVRFVTPTKDNERTRGGAVFSPEQCVFGYSAVSSLSEDEENDEVFSPFTFIKNIPNQSQQSRAVSPLRDIPPKTRSTPAATMVLDLDETLVFSSLNRIEDAEYTFNTIFQDQEYKVYVVLRPYVNEFLQAMVKHFEMFVYTSAKKEYAEMIVDILDPRKKIFRHRLYQDDCACVLGHYIKDLGVLERDLSKTVILDNAPHTFPYHLMNTIPIKSWCGDKEDKELQRLIPYLEKLAQANDFRTVLKRRTDHFHSLLTED
- the ctdspl3 gene encoding CTD small phosphatase-like protein 2 isoform X1; translated protein: MRLRSRVISLESPLSQPSTPRRRRPDPSRAPRIEQSQSQPQTQSQSQPQDVQVLKDCSNLYCDAIPTAVKRPRLRHGRKRVLPLRECKAESDFKTPVRHLRERHYSSVNPAAARSLYSPVVRFVTPTKDNERTRGGAVFSPEQCVFGYSAVSSLSEDEENDEVFSPFTFIKNIPNQSQQSRAVSPLRDIPPKTRSTPAATMVLDLDETLVFSSLNRIEDAEYTFNTIFQDQEYKVYVVLRPYVNEFLQAMVKHFEMFVYTSAKKEYAEMIVDILDPRKKIFRHRLYQDDCACVLGHYIKDLGVLERDLSKTVILDNAPHTFPYHLMNTIPIKSWCGDKEDKELQRLIPYLEKLAQANDFRTVLKRRTDHFHSLLTED
- the ndufs7 gene encoding NADH dehydrogenase [ubiquinone] iron-sulfur protein 7, mitochondrial, with amino-acid sequence MAALVAPRLATLGSFSLRPFSSFAAQKTVVLKNTNNEEAKSLVPFREKSTAVASKPTTAVSSKGEYVITKLDDLVNWARRSSLWPMTFGLACCAVEMMHMAAPRYDMDRFGVVFRASPRQADVMIVAGTLTNKMAPALRKVYDQMPEPRYVISMGSCANGGGYYHYSYSVVRGCDRIVPVDIYVPGCPPTAEALLYGTLQLQRKIKREKKMRIWYRK